One Lysinibacillus sp. OF-1 DNA segment encodes these proteins:
- a CDS encoding post-transcriptional regulator — MSMQYEQLFEKIRPAIDSKMAEFKHYQYDAITAEELWRYCIEKKWRKKKIEQLRLHEVIATIFAVSPSDIVSFNQVEFLQSNNWFEEVGMEELQLLLGPVRT, encoded by the coding sequence ATGAGTATGCAATATGAGCAACTATTTGAAAAAATCCGTCCGGCAATTGATAGTAAGATGGCAGAGTTCAAACATTATCAATATGATGCCATTACGGCGGAAGAACTTTGGCGCTACTGTATTGAAAAAAAATGGCGTAAAAAGAAAATCGAACAGCTACGTTTACATGAGGTGATTGCGACCATTTTTGCGGTATCACCATCTGATATTGTCTCATTTAATCAAGTAGAGTTTTTACAAAGTAATAATTGGTTTGAAGAAGTAGGTATGGAAGAATTACAATTACTGCTTGGTCCAGTTAGAACGTAA